In Gallus gallus isolate bGalGal1 chromosome 6, bGalGal1.mat.broiler.GRCg7b, whole genome shotgun sequence, a single genomic region encodes these proteins:
- the PIK3AP1 gene encoding phosphoinositide 3-kinase adapter protein 1 isoform X3, with the protein MNEEHESSKSTGEHLVVQPDHIRCGVQTTVYIIMKCRLDDKVKTEVEFSPENSSSVRVLAELENEYTISVEAPNLTSGTVPLQIYSGDLMVGETSVTYHTDMEEISSLLANAANPVQFMCQAFKIVPYSIEALDKLLTESLKKNIPASGLHLFGINQLEEDDMTTNQRDEELPTLLHFSARYGLKNLTALLLTCPGALQAYSVANKYGHYPNTIAEKHGFKDLRQFIDEYVETADMLKSHIKEELMQGEEDESVYESMAHLSTDLLMKCSLNPGSDEELYESMAGFVPGAPEDLYVEMLQSKPDTPISGDEISLTVKDSMLRKFLEGGSTDAPDSGEGVSQQYGEDLYYSVEKDTFPQEMASRPPVPVPRPESSSPQPDNELYISKVFAQKAQRPENLYVPRGKVRKETIVRPVRDLSQSSIYDPFAGMKTPGQRQLITLQEQVKMGILNVDEAVLHFKEWQLNQKKRSESFRFQQENLKRLRDSITRRQMEKQKSGKSADLEITVPIRRSHNTLGKPECGIYEYAPRKNIFPPKKELKRGDWKTESTSSTTSSASNRSSTRSILSVSSGMEGDSEDNEVSEASRSRSPIPSQAERLPLPLPERPPRVPPRGASRPVNCEGFYPPPVPPRGR; encoded by the exons ATGAATGAAGAGCATGAATCATCCAAGAGCACTGGGGAGCATCTGGTGGTGCAGCCTGATCACATACGCTGTGGG GTACAGACCACTGTTTATATTATCATGAAATGTAGACTGGATGACaaagtgaaaactgaagttGAATTCTCTCCAGAGAACTCATCATCTGTGCGTGTGCTGGCTGAGTTGGAGAATGAATACACAATATCTGTGGAGGCTCCAA ATTTAACTTCTGGAACAGTGCCTCTGCAGATATATTCAGGGGACTTGATGGTGGGAGAAACGAGTGTCACCTATCATACTGACATGGAGGAAATCAGCAGTCTGTTGGCTAATGCAGCCAACCCAGTACAGTTCATGTGCCAG GCCTTTAAAATTGTGCCATACAGCATAGAAGCACTGGACAAACTGTTGACTGAGTCACTGAAGAAGAACATTCCTGCCAGTGGCTTACACTTGTTTGGAATCAACCAGCTGGAAGAAGATGATATGACAACAA ATCAGAGGGATGAGGAGTTGCCAACGCTGCTTCACTTTTCTGCAAGATATGGGCTGAAAAACCTAACTGCTTTGCTGCTGACATGCCCTGGAGCACTGCAAGCCTACAGTGTAGCCAACAAATACGGTCACTATCCAAACACGATAGCAGAAAAGCATGGCTTTAAGGACCTCCGGCAATTCATTGATGAATACGTG GAAACTGCAGATATGCTGAAGAGTCACATTAAGGAAGAGCTGATGCAAGGCGAAGAGGATGAGTCTGTTTATGAGTCCATGGCTCATCTTTCTACTGATCTGTTAATGAAATGTTCGTTAAATCCAGGTTCTGATGAAGAGCTTTATGAATCTATGGCTGGATTTGTCCCTGGTGCCCCAGAAGACCTTT atGTAGAAATGCTTCAGTCCAAGCCAGATACTCCAATTTCTGGAGATGAAATCTCTCTAACTGTGAAAGACTCGATGCTCCGCAAGTTTTTAGAAG GTGGTAGCACGGATGCACCAGATTCTGGGGAAGGAGTTTCCCAGCAGTATGGTGAAGACCTATATTACTCAGTGGAAAAAGATACTTTTCCACAAGAGATGGCTAGTAGACCTCCAGTTCCTGTTCCAAGACCAGAATCCAGCTCTCCGCAGCCAGACAATGAGTTGTACATCTCCAAAG tttttgcacAGAAAGCTCAAAGACCTGAGAATCTCTATGTCCCTAGAGGAAAGGTGAGGAAAG AGACGATAGTTAGGCCTGTTAGAGACCTGTCTCAATCAAGTATATACGATCCATTTGCTGGAATGAAAACCCCAGGTCAGCGGCAGCTGATCACATTACAAGAACAAGTGAAAATGGGCATACTCAACGTTGATGAAGCTGTACTTCACTTTAAGGAGTGGCAGCTGAACCAGAAGAAGAGATCAGAATCATTCCGTTTCCAGCAG GAAAACCTGAAACGGCTACGAGACAGCATAACCAGGAGGCAAATGGAGAAGCAAAAATCAGGGAAAAGTGCAG ATCTGGAAATTACAGTACCCATACGACGTTCTCATAATACTTTGGGGAAACCAGAATGTGGCATATATGAATATGCCCCGAGGAAAAACATATTCCCACCAAAAAAGGAGCTAAAGCGAGGagactggaaaacagaaagcacatcCAGCACAACAA GCAGTGCAAGCAACCGCTCCAGCACTCGGAGCATATTGAGTGTCAGCAGCGGGATGGAAGGAGACAGTGAG GACAATGAAGTCTCAGAAGCAAGCAGAAGCCGCAGCCCTATCCCCAGCCAAGCAGAGAGGCTGCCTCTCCCCCTGCCTGAAAGGCCTCCCAGAGTGCCCCCTCGAGGTGCAAGCAG GCCTGTGAACTGTGAAGGCTTTTATCCTCCACCTGTGCCCCCCAGAGGTCGCTGA
- the PIK3AP1 gene encoding phosphoinositide 3-kinase adapter protein 1 isoform X2: protein MEELNSDSGCDSVTDTETEDEKTSVYSCQLAMNEEHESSKSTGEHLVVQPDHIRCGVQTTVYIIMKCRLDDKVKTEVEFSPENSSSVRVLAELENEYTISVEAPNLTSGTVPLQIYSGDLMVGETSVTYHTDMEEISSLLANAANPVQFMCQAFKIVPYSIEALDKLLTESLKKNIPASGLHLFGINQLEEDDMTTNQRDEELPTLLHFSARYGLKNLTALLLTCPGALQAYSVANKYGHYPNTIAEKHGFKDLRQFIDEYVETADMLKSHIKEELMQGEEDESVYESMAHLSTDLLMKCSLNPGSDEELYESMAGFVPGAPEDLYVEMLQSKPDTPISGDEISLTVKDSMLRKFLEGGSTDAPDSGEGVSQQYGEDLYYSVEKDTFPQEMASRPPVPVPRPESSSPQPDNELYISKVFAQKAQRPENLYVPRGKVRKETIVRPVRDLSQSSIYDPFAGMKTPGQRQLITLQEQVKMGILNVDEAVLHFKEWQLNQKKRSESFRFQQENLKRLRDSITRRQMEKQKSGKSADLEITVPIRRSHNTLGKPECGIYEYAPRKNIFPPKKELKRGDWKTESTSSTTSSASNRSSTRSILSVSSGMEGDSEDNEVSEASRSRSPIPSQAERLPLPLPERPPRVPPRGASRPVNCEGFYPPPVPPRGR, encoded by the exons ACTCAGGCTGCGATTCTGTAACtgatacagaaacagaagacgAGAAAACCTCAGTTTACTCCTGTCAACTTGCCATGAATGAAGAGCATGAATCATCCAAGAGCACTGGGGAGCATCTGGTGGTGCAGCCTGATCACATACGCTGTGGG GTACAGACCACTGTTTATATTATCATGAAATGTAGACTGGATGACaaagtgaaaactgaagttGAATTCTCTCCAGAGAACTCATCATCTGTGCGTGTGCTGGCTGAGTTGGAGAATGAATACACAATATCTGTGGAGGCTCCAA ATTTAACTTCTGGAACAGTGCCTCTGCAGATATATTCAGGGGACTTGATGGTGGGAGAAACGAGTGTCACCTATCATACTGACATGGAGGAAATCAGCAGTCTGTTGGCTAATGCAGCCAACCCAGTACAGTTCATGTGCCAG GCCTTTAAAATTGTGCCATACAGCATAGAAGCACTGGACAAACTGTTGACTGAGTCACTGAAGAAGAACATTCCTGCCAGTGGCTTACACTTGTTTGGAATCAACCAGCTGGAAGAAGATGATATGACAACAA ATCAGAGGGATGAGGAGTTGCCAACGCTGCTTCACTTTTCTGCAAGATATGGGCTGAAAAACCTAACTGCTTTGCTGCTGACATGCCCTGGAGCACTGCAAGCCTACAGTGTAGCCAACAAATACGGTCACTATCCAAACACGATAGCAGAAAAGCATGGCTTTAAGGACCTCCGGCAATTCATTGATGAATACGTG GAAACTGCAGATATGCTGAAGAGTCACATTAAGGAAGAGCTGATGCAAGGCGAAGAGGATGAGTCTGTTTATGAGTCCATGGCTCATCTTTCTACTGATCTGTTAATGAAATGTTCGTTAAATCCAGGTTCTGATGAAGAGCTTTATGAATCTATGGCTGGATTTGTCCCTGGTGCCCCAGAAGACCTTT atGTAGAAATGCTTCAGTCCAAGCCAGATACTCCAATTTCTGGAGATGAAATCTCTCTAACTGTGAAAGACTCGATGCTCCGCAAGTTTTTAGAAG GTGGTAGCACGGATGCACCAGATTCTGGGGAAGGAGTTTCCCAGCAGTATGGTGAAGACCTATATTACTCAGTGGAAAAAGATACTTTTCCACAAGAGATGGCTAGTAGACCTCCAGTTCCTGTTCCAAGACCAGAATCCAGCTCTCCGCAGCCAGACAATGAGTTGTACATCTCCAAAG tttttgcacAGAAAGCTCAAAGACCTGAGAATCTCTATGTCCCTAGAGGAAAGGTGAGGAAAG AGACGATAGTTAGGCCTGTTAGAGACCTGTCTCAATCAAGTATATACGATCCATTTGCTGGAATGAAAACCCCAGGTCAGCGGCAGCTGATCACATTACAAGAACAAGTGAAAATGGGCATACTCAACGTTGATGAAGCTGTACTTCACTTTAAGGAGTGGCAGCTGAACCAGAAGAAGAGATCAGAATCATTCCGTTTCCAGCAG GAAAACCTGAAACGGCTACGAGACAGCATAACCAGGAGGCAAATGGAGAAGCAAAAATCAGGGAAAAGTGCAG ATCTGGAAATTACAGTACCCATACGACGTTCTCATAATACTTTGGGGAAACCAGAATGTGGCATATATGAATATGCCCCGAGGAAAAACATATTCCCACCAAAAAAGGAGCTAAAGCGAGGagactggaaaacagaaagcacatcCAGCACAACAA GCAGTGCAAGCAACCGCTCCAGCACTCGGAGCATATTGAGTGTCAGCAGCGGGATGGAAGGAGACAGTGAG GACAATGAAGTCTCAGAAGCAAGCAGAAGCCGCAGCCCTATCCCCAGCCAAGCAGAGAGGCTGCCTCTCCCCCTGCCTGAAAGGCCTCCCAGAGTGCCCCCTCGAGGTGCAAGCAG GCCTGTGAACTGTGAAGGCTTTTATCCTCCACCTGTGCCCCCCAGAGGTCGCTGA